The Ricinus communis isolate WT05 ecotype wild-type chromosome 8, ASM1957865v1, whole genome shotgun sequence sequence CTTtagtttcataaaatttaagttgtaGATTCTTTAATACTTTTACTACTGTTTTTACAAATAATTTATGTGATTGTATTGAAAAGTCATttcaaatgaatataaatacatgtttacaaaataataaaatttgtagAGATTTTAATCTTGAAAGATTAAAATCAAAAGccaacaaaattataaagattgtaattttaaaaataggaGAGTgcgtaaaataaaaatttagaaaaaataaaagaagttgatttttttaatattgaaaaagacAAATGTGTTTTAGttgaagaaaagaattatatattctgctgacaatttttttattttaattgcgaataaaaatcatcaattaaacttaatatttttttaaaacacgCACGGATGTAAGTAATTATAGATACAGAATGCTGCTGGGtcagaaaataataacttagTATTTGATGGTACGTGTATATATCAAGAGCGGACCACATACCTACGCAGACCGGTAAAGTGTGGAATGGGCCTTCACAGAGGCATCAAATCAGCCCATAGCATGGCATTAGGAAGGCTTTAATTATTAGCGTCAGAAGTCATCGTTTGGCTACCTGCAAGcgttttcttctcatttttatatagtttttgaCGTTTTGTATTCACGATACAACGTGGGAGGCTTAACTTAACTTTTTCTCCTCAATAGATTGACATTGAACAGAACGTGAAGGCTACCACCATATCTACCAGACCagctttcttctttcttgatTCCTTGTATATATATGGTACATGAACATCCATGCACACCCACTAGCTAGCAAGAGACAAGACATTATTTGTGTATTAGTCATGAGGAGCCTCAAGTTCGGCCTGTATATCTTCATAGTTGGCATGCTTGGCCTTGGGGCAGCCATTGCTGCAGAGGCCTTTAACTATGGTGAAGCACTTGATAagacctttcttttttttgagtCACAGAGGTCAGGTAAACTACCTTCTAACCAGCGAGTCAAATGGCGAGGTGATTCAGGCCTGAAAGATGGGTTTCTTCAAGGGGTAACTGACTctgttatataattttctctcAATAGTTTAGAAATGGGAAAGTTCTAATCTagtatgtatatatgtatgtgCATATATATGTGGTGCAGGTGAACTTGGTGGGAGGGTACTATGATGCAGGGGATCATGTGAAGTTTGGGCTGCCGATGGCATTTAGTGTGACAATGCTTGCATGGGGAGCTATAGATTTCAGGAAAGAGATCACAGCTTTGAACCAAATGGGACACACTTTGTGGGCTATTAGATGGGGTACTGACTACTTCATCAAGGCTCACACTGAACCTAATGTTCTCTATGCTCAggtaagtaattaattaattagtctCTACATCATTGTCTCTATTTTGACGAGACTGCACCGATCAGTTTCCTGATAGATATAGATTAATGTGTGGATGAACAATTGCTGACAACAGTATATATCAGTTCaagtgaaaattttattttatcaaacataATGGTTTACCCTCAGCTTGTACttgcaaaaatgaaaaaagaaaaaagagacaataataataataatttctgcTACTTTTGTTAGTTTCGTACACATATGATTACTTTAGCTAGGATGCATTTGATATAAAGCATTTGCCGTAATGAGATCTGAAATATAGGTTGGAGATGGTGACTCGGACCACTATTGCTGGGAGAGAGCAGAAGACATGACAACTCCACGGAATGCATACAAGCTTGATCAACAGAATCCTGGCTCTGACCTTGCTGGTGAAACTGTAGCTGCCTTAGCAGCATCTGCCATGGCTTTCAAGCCCTACAACTCTTCCTACTCCAATCTCCTTTTGGTTCATGCAAAACAGGTGAAAATACACATATAGTTACATTGCATTATGTTAATCTTGTACTACTTTGAACTATGTTAAATGATCAGTTAGCCCATTTAGCATAGGTTTTTTTGCAACTGAAAATAATTAGGCAGCATGCACTCTGAAGTAACCTTCTCAAAGTTTGGTTTTCTCTCATACTGGGAAGTCAAGAACACTAAATGACTATGAAGGTTTAATTAATCTATTGCAGCTCTTCTCATTCGCTGATCGATTCAGAGGTCTCTATGATGACTCCATCAAGAATGCTAAAGAATTCTATACTTCCTCAGGCTACTCGGTCAGTAATATATTATGCAGTTGGCATCCTACACTGCATATGCATTTGAATTTCTAGTCtaaactcttttctttttttccccttcTTTTATTGAATGTTCTAGGACGAGTTACTTTGGGCTGCAGCATGGTTATATCGGGCGACTGACGATGAGTATTACCTGAAGTATGCTGTTGACAATGCTGTGTACATGGGTGGAACTGGATGGGCTGTCAAAGAATTCTCTTGGGACAATAAGTATGCTGGTGTACAAATACTTCTTTCTAAGGTAATCCTAGTTCAAGAACTCATGATCCTCAGGATCAGAATCGTTGTTATTTAAAGGGGAGGGCGTTCTCAAGGATGGAACCCCCTAATCATTTTTTACCCAAGATCATAATTCCCTTGATAAGCTAGATTACATTTCCAGATACTGCTAGAAGGACGCGGTGGCACATACACCTCCACTCTGAAGCAATACCATGCCAAAGCAGATTACTTTGCATGTGCTTGTCTCAGAAAGAATGATGGCTACAACATCCAGATGACTCCTGGTAAGATTACTTGGTTAACATCATCATTCATGAATTTATCTATCATAATATAGCAGAACTATTtaactttctttattttaccaGGGGGGTTGATGTATGTAAGAGAATGGAACAATTTGCAGTACGCCTCTGCTGCTGCATTTCTTCTTGCTGTCTACTCTGATTATCTTTCTTATGCACATGCCAAGCTCAGTTGTCCAGAAGGGCTGATTCAACCTCAGGAGCTCGTCAACTTTGCTCAGTCGCAGGTAACTTAAGAACAGAACATTTTCGGTTGATCGTGGACCATAACATTACTCATCTTTCAGTAACTTCTCGGAAACTTCTGATTTTGATCATATTGACTGCACAGGCTGATTACATTCTTGGTAAAAACCCCAAGTCAATGAGCTACATAGTTGGATACGGACCACAATATCCACTTCACGTGCACCATAGAGG is a genomic window containing:
- the LOC8281448 gene encoding endoglucanase 5, which produces MNIHAHPLASKRQDIICVLVMRSLKFGLYIFIVGMLGLGAAIAAEAFNYGEALDKTFLFFESQRSGKLPSNQRVKWRGDSGLKDGFLQGVNLVGGYYDAGDHVKFGLPMAFSVTMLAWGAIDFRKEITALNQMGHTLWAIRWGTDYFIKAHTEPNVLYAQVGDGDSDHYCWERAEDMTTPRNAYKLDQQNPGSDLAGETVAALAASAMAFKPYNSSYSNLLLVHAKQLFSFADRFRGLYDDSIKNAKEFYTSSGYSDELLWAAAWLYRATDDEYYLKYAVDNAVYMGGTGWAVKEFSWDNKYAGVQILLSKILLEGRGGTYTSTLKQYHAKADYFACACLRKNDGYNIQMTPGGLMYVREWNNLQYASAAAFLLAVYSDYLSYAHAKLSCPEGLIQPQELVNFAQSQADYILGKNPKSMSYIVGYGPQYPLHVHHRGSSIASIFVLHSSVECVQGFETWYHRTEANPNIIYGALVGGPDQNDNFSDDRSNYEQTEPTLSGCAPLVGLFSKLQSLSEATGYYGKESSVPHTTKPGYYHQKTQEPNTVTDVPVEFVHSITDTWSIGETTYYRHKVIIKNKSQKSIEDLKLVIQDLSGSIWGLSPTKEHNTYELPQWHKGLKPGSECSFVYVQGGPQAKVRVQSYH